One window of the Crassaminicella thermophila genome contains the following:
- the glpX gene encoding class II fructose-bisphosphatase — translation MDRNLALNLARVTEAAALGAAKYMGRGDKNIADQAAVDGMRSMLDTLNIDGTVVIGEGEMDEAPMLYIGEKIGKAGDGCSKVDIAVDPVDGTNCVAKGLPNAVAVVAVAPEGHLLNAPDMYMDKIAVGPKAKGVIDLNASVKENLVNIAKALNKNITDLTVTMLDRERHEGIIKDCRELGVRIKLFKEGDVAAAIATCFEDRGIDVMLGIGGAPEGVIAAAAIKCLGGEFQGKLVPYEEEERERCKKMGVDCDKILRMDDLVKGNEVFFAATGISDGDLLKGVTYYGNNMAITHSVVMRAETGTIRFIEAIHKLDQKPEYAK, via the coding sequence ATGGATAGGAATTTGGCGCTCAATTTAGCGAGGGTTACGGAGGCAGCAGCACTAGGTGCAGCAAAATATATGGGAAGAGGAGATAAAAATATTGCAGATCAAGCAGCGGTAGATGGTATGAGAAGTATGCTGGATACATTAAACATTGATGGTACTGTAGTAATAGGTGAAGGTGAGATGGATGAAGCACCTATGCTTTATATTGGAGAAAAAATTGGAAAAGCAGGAGATGGATGTTCAAAGGTAGATATTGCAGTAGATCCAGTTGATGGAACTAACTGTGTTGCTAAAGGTCTTCCGAATGCTGTAGCAGTTGTAGCTGTAGCACCAGAGGGACATTTACTTAATGCACCAGATATGTATATGGATAAAATTGCAGTAGGTCCTAAGGCGAAGGGAGTAATTGATTTAAATGCATCTGTAAAAGAGAATTTAGTAAATATTGCTAAGGCACTAAATAAAAACATTACAGATTTGACTGTTACTATGTTAGATAGAGAAAGACATGAAGGAATTATAAAAGATTGTAGAGAACTAGGCGTAAGAATTAAGCTATTCAAAGAAGGAGATGTGGCTGCTGCTATTGCTACTTGCTTTGAAGATAGAGGAATAGATGTTATGCTTGGTATAGGAGGAGCCCCAGAAGGAGTTATTGCAGCAGCAGCAATAAAATGTCTAGGTGGAGAATTCCAAGGAAAGTTAGTACCTTACGAGGAAGAAGAAAGAGAAAGATGCAAAAAAATGGGTGTTGACTGCGACAAAATACTACGAATGGATGATTTGGTAAAAGGAAACGAAGTATTTTTTGCTGCTACAGGAATATCTGATGGAGATTTATTAAAAGGGGTTACTTATTATGGAAACAATATGGCAATTACTCATTCTGTTGTTATGAGAGCAGAAACAGGCACTATTAGATTTATTGAAGCAATTCATAAATTAGATCAAAAGCCTGAATATGCAAAGTAA
- the glpX gene encoding class II fructose-bisphosphatase, translated as MDRNLALELVRVTETAALACGRYMGRGEKDAADQAAVDGMRKAFSAVSIKGTVVIGEGELDEAPMLYIGEEVGTCRPDDKEVDIAVDPLEGTNLIAKGLPNAIAVIAMAPKGTLLHAPDTYMKKIAVGPKAKGLIDIDGPVEKNLKAVAKALNKDINDVTVIIQDRPRHYDLIREIRRVGCRIKLFSDGDVAAAIATCFEDTGVDIFMGIGGAPEGVIAAAAIKCMGGEMQGKLNPMSDEEMERCEALGWDKENVDKVLTLDDLVKSNDVLFVATGVSDGELLKGVTYLENNRARTQSVVMRSKTGTIRFVDAVHRLDKNDILKETLAKHK; from the coding sequence ATGGATAGAAATCTGGCTTTAGAGCTTGTAAGAGTAACAGAAACGGCTGCATTAGCATGTGGAAGATATATGGGTAGGGGAGAAAAGGATGCTGCAGATCAAGCAGCAGTAGATGGTATGAGAAAGGCTTTCTCTGCTGTATCTATTAAAGGAACTGTTGTCATTGGAGAAGGAGAGTTAGATGAAGCACCAATGCTCTATATTGGGGAAGAAGTAGGTACATGTAGACCTGATGATAAAGAAGTAGATATTGCTGTAGATCCTCTTGAAGGGACGAACTTGATTGCAAAGGGATTGCCAAACGCTATTGCTGTTATTGCCATGGCGCCAAAGGGAACTTTGCTACATGCACCAGATACATATATGAAAAAAATTGCAGTAGGGCCAAAAGCAAAAGGGCTTATTGACATAGACGGTCCTGTTGAAAAAAATTTAAAGGCAGTTGCAAAAGCATTAAATAAAGATATAAATGATGTAACTGTTATTATTCAAGATAGACCTAGACATTATGATTTAATCAGAGAAATAAGAAGAGTAGGGTGTAGAATAAAATTATTTAGTGATGGGGATGTGGCTGCTGCTATTGCTACTTGCTTTGAGGATACTGGAGTTGATATATTTATGGGCATCGGAGGAGCTCCAGAAGGTGTTATTGCTGCTGCAGCAATCAAATGTATGGGCGGAGAGATGCAAGGAAAACTAAATCCAATGTCAGATGAAGAAATGGAAAGATGTGAAGCATTAGGTTGGGACAAGGAAAATGTTGATAAAGTACTTACTTTAGATGATTTGGTGAAGTCTAATGATGTTTTATTCGTAGCTACTGGGGTATCGGATGGAGAGCTGTTAAAGGGAGTAACGTATTTAGAAAACAACAGGGCAAGAACCCAATCGGTTGTAATGAGGTCAAAAACAGGAACTATAAGATTTGTTGATGCTGTTCATAGGCTAGATAAAAATGATATTTTGAAGGAGACATTAGCAAAACATAAATAA
- the fsa gene encoding fructose-6-phosphate aldolase — MKLFIDTANVDEIREISTWGVLAGVTTNPTLIAKEGRNFEEVLKEITALVDGPISAEVMGDTAPEMIQEAEELAKLHKNIVIKIPMTAEGLKAVSELSKKGIKTNVTLVFSANQALLAARAGASFVSPFVGRMDDIGNPGMDLIRDIVNVFDIHGISTEIISASIRHTAHVMESALAGADIATIPYKVFKQMLQHPLTDKGIEKFKADWNSR, encoded by the coding sequence TTGAAATTATTTATTGATACTGCCAATGTAGATGAAATAAGGGAAATAAGTACTTGGGGCGTACTTGCAGGTGTAACAACTAACCCAACTTTAATTGCAAAGGAAGGAAGAAACTTTGAAGAAGTATTAAAAGAAATTACAGCTCTTGTGGATGGACCGATTAGTGCTGAGGTAATGGGGGATACAGCACCAGAGATGATTCAAGAGGCAGAAGAGTTAGCAAAATTACATAAAAATATAGTAATTAAGATCCCAATGACAGCTGAAGGATTAAAAGCAGTGAGTGAGCTTTCTAAAAAAGGAATTAAAACTAATGTAACTTTGGTATTTTCAGCAAATCAAGCATTGCTTGCAGCAAGAGCAGGGGCAAGCTTTGTCAGTCCTTTCGTAGGAAGAATGGATGATATAGGAAATCCTGGAATGGACTTAATTAGAGATATTGTAAACGTTTTTGATATCCATGGAATATCTACAGAAATTATTTCAGCAAGTATCAGACATACAGCTCATGTGATGGAGTCAGCTCTTGCAGGTGCAGACATTGCTACTATTCCTTATAAAGTATTTAAGCAAATGCTTCAGCATCCATTGACAGATAAAGGAATAGAGAAGTTTAAGGCTGATTGGAATAGTAGATAG
- the kal gene encoding 3-aminobutyryl-CoA ammonia lyase, with amino-acid sequence METIKTMLRVRMSAKDAHYGGELVDGAHMLHLFGDVATELLIMRDGDEGLFAGYEEVKFLAPVYAGDYIEVVGEIIKEGNTSRKMKFEARKVVTSRKDISASAADVLEEPIVVATAIGTCVTPKDCQRK; translated from the coding sequence ATGGAAACAATAAAAACAATGTTAAGAGTAAGAATGAGTGCAAAAGATGCACATTACGGTGGAGAATTAGTAGATGGAGCACATATGCTACATTTATTCGGAGATGTTGCTACAGAGCTACTAATCATGAGAGACGGAGATGAAGGTCTTTTTGCAGGATATGAAGAAGTAAAATTCTTAGCACCAGTTTATGCAGGAGATTATATTGAAGTAGTTGGAGAAATCATAAAAGAAGGAAATACTTCAAGAAAAATGAAGTTTGAAGCAAGAAAAGTTGTTACTTCAAGAAAAGACATTAGTGCTTCAGCAGCTGATGTATTAGAAGAACCAATTGTTGTTGCTACAGCAATCGGAACTTGTGTGACACCAAAAGATTGTCAAAGAAAGTAA
- a CDS encoding S-layer homology domain-containing protein has translation MKRKISCMLIILMMLMSTIASFAAVNFSDVPSTHWAKDYIAKMADKKIINGYFDDKTLKVSFKPNNPVSYVEAMTMLYNTLKAANKLKDTTGLVAKYKTTLAKNKIPSWAYEPIAYGLEYGILHPDEIKVFVKNGKQAYAKKVDVAVFIGKALDMKDQLDPLPVLDFVDAELIISAALPYVDLLEKKGIVSGDNERKFNPNSIINRAVMATMCSKTYDLLIKEPIVPVVSKYLEGTIEYVSKDAKMIIVKDTKGDKKAYTLKNTSIKKDEKSITISDLSVRDSVKLTFKSNGELTEIEVKNSKTPSEDISIPSEKKRIIDYVDEDTKMIVVKDDKGNIEVYKLKGVSIKINGRSKHVDDLNKGDEIKLVFDKKGELDKVLVDNTVTSMEGRVVSLKEIEDDVYILTVRDKENLIIKKELRINEDTKIEYDDDEVKPNKLMEGMEVYIKHIGDRAIEIEIYEKERTYNGILESSVLFRDGLILKVRMNDGEVKEFEIDEDADVERDGSNAYLDELEKGDIVTFKMKYGKVTDIEAIARTDRKSKVEGVIKQITIGDPSTITIVNDDDKETVTYYISKGVEVRIDGDDDDDKGDKYTLKDLDIHYEVELRIDNGKVYRIDADKISSKDMITGEIVRVYDDYDQLRVKYFDKYDKDYKTISVLITDDTKIISTEGKEIRLRNLDEDDEVLIDGHFEDDMFVANRIIQIK, from the coding sequence ATGAAAAGAAAAATAAGTTGTATGCTTATAATACTTATGATGCTTATGAGTACAATAGCTAGCTTTGCAGCAGTAAATTTTTCAGATGTTCCTAGTACTCATTGGGCAAAGGACTATATTGCAAAAATGGCTGATAAGAAGATTATAAATGGATATTTTGATGATAAAACCTTAAAGGTTTCATTCAAACCAAATAATCCAGTATCCTACGTAGAAGCTATGACTATGCTTTATAATACTTTAAAAGCAGCAAATAAACTAAAAGATACAACAGGTCTTGTGGCAAAATATAAGACAACATTAGCGAAAAATAAAATACCAAGCTGGGCATATGAGCCTATAGCATATGGACTTGAGTACGGTATTTTGCATCCAGATGAGATAAAGGTATTTGTGAAAAATGGAAAACAAGCTTATGCAAAAAAAGTAGATGTAGCGGTATTTATAGGAAAGGCTTTAGACATGAAGGATCAGTTAGATCCACTTCCTGTTCTTGACTTTGTTGATGCGGAGCTTATTATAAGTGCAGCTCTTCCTTATGTAGATCTTTTAGAGAAAAAAGGTATTGTAAGTGGTGATAATGAAAGAAAATTTAATCCAAATAGTATTATAAATCGTGCAGTAATGGCTACTATGTGCTCAAAGACTTATGATTTATTAATCAAGGAGCCAATCGTACCAGTAGTATCTAAATATTTAGAAGGAACTATAGAGTATGTTTCTAAAGATGCAAAAATGATTATTGTGAAAGATACAAAAGGAGATAAAAAAGCTTATACACTAAAAAATACATCTATTAAAAAAGATGAAAAATCCATAACTATTAGTGATTTATCTGTAAGAGATAGTGTAAAATTGACTTTTAAAAGTAATGGAGAGTTGACAGAAATTGAAGTAAAAAATAGTAAAACTCCATCAGAGGATATTTCTATACCTAGCGAGAAAAAAAGAATAATTGATTATGTAGATGAAGATACAAAAATGATTGTTGTAAAAGATGATAAAGGGAATATAGAAGTTTATAAACTAAAAGGGGTATCTATTAAAATCAATGGAAGGTCAAAGCACGTTGATGATTTGAATAAAGGAGATGAAATCAAGCTTGTTTTTGATAAAAAGGGAGAGCTTGACAAGGTTTTAGTAGACAACACTGTTACAAGTATGGAAGGACGTGTTGTGAGTTTAAAAGAGATAGAAGATGACGTTTACATATTGACTGTTCGTGATAAAGAGAATTTGATAATTAAAAAAGAATTAAGAATAAATGAAGATACTAAAATTGAATATGATGACGATGAAGTAAAGCCTAATAAATTAATGGAAGGTATGGAAGTATATATAAAACACATAGGAGATAGAGCTATTGAAATAGAGATATACGAAAAAGAAAGAACGTATAATGGAATATTAGAATCTTCAGTATTGTTTAGAGATGGGCTTATTTTAAAGGTGAGAATGAATGATGGAGAGGTAAAAGAATTTGAAATTGATGAGGATGCAGATGTTGAACGTGATGGAAGCAATGCATATTTAGATGAATTAGAAAAAGGCGATATTGTTACATTTAAAATGAAATATGGAAAAGTTACTGATATTGAAGCTATTGCTCGTACTGATAGAAAAAGTAAGGTAGAGGGAGTGATAAAACAGATTACTATTGGGGATCCTTCTACTATTACAATAGTAAATGATGATGATAAGGAAACTGTTACTTATTATATTTCAAAAGGAGTAGAGGTTCGAATTGATGGAGATGATGATGACGATAAAGGAGACAAGTATACTTTAAAGGATTTAGATATCCATTATGAAGTAGAGCTTCGCATTGATAATGGTAAGGTTTATAGAATAGATGCAGACAAAATTTCTAGTAAGGATATGATTACAGGAGAGATTGTAAGAGTTTATGATGATTATGATCAATTAAGAGTAAAATATTTCGATAAATATGATAAGGATTATAAAACTATATCTGTTCTTATAACAGACGATACTAAGATTATTTCAACAGAAGGAAAAGAAATCAGACTTAGAAACTTAGATGAAGATGATGAGGTACTAATTGATGGACATTTTGAAGATGATATGTTTGTTGCAAATAGGATAATTCAGATTAAGTAA
- a CDS encoding stalk domain-containing protein — protein sequence MHSAIKKIGIGLSIFTLLSSTALAAEKSLNEVVFTIGQAKYQVGDTIKDIDIAPYIKNGRTMLPVRYVGEVIGVASKDITWDGASKTVTIFKENSIIQMSIGNNTLIKDGQRIIMDVAPEIVNGRTMLPVSYIAKALDIEIKWNSIARTVTVLTENNLVEQKEEKVTWDYNYDQLLEKALKSSKDLKKAEMLVEKAEELEDDATDKFKRTNTIPREMTSDPDVAGKKHLVYRNLKAQRFALEKAEKDVETMKEKIAYDLKNAYYDVLKSENNKKLAELGLEIKREMMRHTNLRYEQNMASEYEKNKAKREYEEAKKKYEMSQKALDMAYEALNYLVGLNPDERYTLEGQIVFDQIPEVDLDIDSHIPTMINKSPQIWALEKKIDLAQLGLDLFVFNYDGDYEATKIDRKTLDIDLSNLKQAYEENLRKLHTGLETLKKQYESTKIALEKAEDDLNVVKLNFEVGNAIELEVKAASFKVEELKKQLDEIVMNYNDKATLYEKPWLAFSSLK from the coding sequence ATGCATAGTGCAATAAAAAAAATTGGAATAGGACTATCAATATTTACATTACTTAGCAGTACTGCTTTAGCAGCTGAGAAATCCTTAAATGAAGTAGTATTTACAATAGGGCAAGCAAAATATCAAGTAGGAGATACTATTAAGGATATAGATATTGCACCATATATAAAAAATGGCAGGACTATGTTGCCAGTAAGATACGTAGGAGAAGTAATAGGTGTAGCTTCAAAGGATATTACGTGGGATGGAGCTAGTAAAACTGTTACTATATTTAAAGAAAATAGCATTATTCAAATGAGTATTGGAAACAACACTTTAATAAAAGATGGGCAAAGAATTATTATGGATGTAGCACCAGAAATAGTAAATGGAAGAACTATGCTTCCAGTAAGCTATATAGCAAAGGCCCTTGATATTGAGATTAAGTGGAATAGTATAGCAAGAACGGTTACTGTTTTAACAGAGAATAATTTAGTCGAACAAAAGGAAGAAAAAGTTACTTGGGACTATAATTATGACCAGTTATTAGAGAAAGCTTTAAAAAGTAGTAAGGATTTAAAGAAAGCTGAAATGCTTGTAGAAAAGGCAGAAGAGTTGGAAGATGATGCAACAGATAAGTTTAAAAGGACAAATACGATTCCTAGAGAGATGACTTCAGACCCAGATGTAGCTGGAAAAAAACATTTGGTTTATAGGAATTTGAAAGCTCAACGATTTGCTTTAGAAAAAGCTGAAAAAGATGTAGAAACAATGAAAGAAAAAATTGCTTATGATTTAAAAAACGCTTATTATGATGTATTAAAAAGTGAAAATAATAAAAAACTAGCAGAACTAGGATTAGAAATCAAACGTGAGATGATGCGTCATACAAATTTAAGATATGAGCAGAACATGGCTAGTGAATATGAAAAAAATAAAGCCAAAAGAGAATATGAAGAAGCTAAGAAAAAGTATGAAATGAGCCAAAAGGCATTAGACATGGCTTATGAAGCATTGAATTATTTAGTAGGTTTAAATCCAGATGAAAGATATACTTTGGAAGGTCAAATAGTGTTTGATCAAATACCGGAGGTAGATTTAGATATAGATTCTCATATTCCGACTATGATCAACAAAAGTCCACAGATATGGGCATTAGAAAAGAAAATAGATTTAGCTCAATTGGGGTTAGACTTATTTGTATTCAATTATGATGGGGATTATGAAGCAACTAAAATAGATAGAAAAACTTTAGATATTGATCTTTCGAACCTAAAGCAAGCCTATGAAGAAAATCTAAGAAAATTGCATACGGGTTTGGAAACTCTGAAAAAGCAATATGAAAGTACTAAAATTGCATTAGAAAAGGCAGAAGATGATCTAAATGTAGTAAAATTAAATTTTGAAGTTGGAAATGCTATTGAATTAGAAGTAAAGGCTGCAAGCTTTAAAGTTGAAGAATTGAAAAAGCAGTTAGATGAAATTGTTATGAACTATAATGATAAAGCAACTTTATATGAAAAGCCTTGGCTAGCTTTTAGTAGTCTAAAATAA
- a CDS encoding copper amine oxidase N-terminal domain-containing protein, which translates to MKKKLSLLLVLALMISLVPMSAFAGSDNGVSGKVKVKDDAKLKAAAPELKIENDGGDWGSTEKIELKLEGADWLDDGDEGINTFNSDLATAIESATETVTVSGVVYGVDATVERKSDSRIILTLKATENGTVVTNPIHEDIVVRIPMWVEMDGEVGKVSIESKSGLITETTEIFAEGKSGDTTVEIEDTVTFSTTKLIENIVIEENAIGTFKLSDIGEKYIKLTLDKDFKWILDNNAKIGGDLINEVAINSVAANYELDDNELKIYVHGTKNGASKGYALLSDNGVIGNIEITGLQVRPTRDAKEGKVYVTVSSDMNEIKRTKLELGEYAEYKVEVKADGDAEEIFSGRFEGALNNNNEFTATTKELVSGNTQLESLTTDEEHELQKLIIEEKVDGSWTHDKTVVVEFPSWVKILGVERSEDEGDKIVKEEIDENVYEFEVNNPNGKIKVGLEFYVSVEAGKSGDITAKVSGKALDDEYEVVLGKAIAPVKVEAEVAKIKAGVRDQEIGKITITEAKAGAIQEGNIVLELDKDMEWDDEPTVKVVKGDLEIEEDDIDVKDNILTIEVTDESTEPSVIEITNGEVKVDRSIAEGRIDVEVKGDALIQNGYDKEVELKYNDGTTSEKLSKSDLLDYYGLFNEDYYAKVEVANVITPADADTKAAEPAKFVIGNAEYQVGDEVKTADVAPYIKDGRTMLSLRYVAEAMGVSNENIMWDGATRTVTIFKGDRIAQVQIGSNKLMVGGATITMDTVAEIKDGRTMLPVSFVAKALGAQVEWDGATRTVTIK; encoded by the coding sequence ATGAAGAAAAAACTTTCTTTATTATTGGTGCTAGCGTTAATGATTTCATTAGTGCCAATGAGTGCTTTTGCTGGTTCTGACAATGGTGTGTCAGGAAAAGTAAAAGTGAAAGACGATGCAAAATTAAAAGCTGCAGCACCAGAGTTGAAAATTGAAAATGATGGTGGAGACTGGGGTAGCACAGAAAAAATCGAATTAAAATTAGAAGGTGCAGATTGGTTAGATGATGGAGATGAAGGTATAAATACTTTCAATTCTGATTTAGCAACAGCAATCGAAAGTGCAACTGAAACAGTAACAGTTTCTGGAGTTGTATATGGTGTAGATGCAACAGTAGAAAGAAAATCTGATTCTAGAATTATATTAACTCTTAAAGCTACAGAAAATGGAACTGTAGTAACTAATCCAATCCATGAAGATATAGTAGTTAGAATTCCTATGTGGGTTGAAATGGATGGAGAGGTTGGTAAAGTAAGTATTGAATCTAAGAGTGGATTAATTACTGAAACTACAGAAATTTTTGCAGAAGGTAAAAGTGGAGATACAACTGTAGAGATAGAAGATACAGTGACTTTCTCAACTACTAAGCTAATTGAAAATATCGTAATTGAAGAAAACGCAATCGGTACATTTAAGTTAAGTGATATCGGAGAAAAATATATTAAATTAACTTTAGATAAAGATTTTAAATGGATATTAGATAATAATGCTAAAATCGGTGGAGATTTAATTAATGAAGTAGCAATCAATAGTGTAGCTGCTAACTATGAATTAGATGACAATGAATTAAAAATTTATGTACATGGTACTAAAAATGGTGCATCTAAAGGTTATGCATTATTAAGTGACAATGGTGTTATTGGTAATATTGAAATTACTGGATTGCAAGTAAGACCAACAAGAGATGCTAAAGAAGGAAAAGTATATGTAACAGTTTCTTCAGATATGAACGAAATCAAGCGTACTAAGTTAGAGCTTGGTGAATATGCTGAATACAAAGTAGAAGTAAAAGCTGATGGAGATGCAGAAGAAATCTTCTCAGGAAGATTTGAAGGTGCATTAAATAATAATAATGAATTCACAGCAACTACTAAGGAATTAGTAAGTGGAAATACTCAATTAGAATCTTTAACAACTGATGAAGAACATGAATTACAAAAATTAATCATTGAAGAAAAAGTAGACGGTTCTTGGACACATGACAAGACTGTTGTAGTTGAATTCCCAAGTTGGGTAAAAATTCTAGGTGTTGAAAGATCTGAAGATGAAGGAGATAAAATCGTTAAAGAAGAAATCGATGAAAATGTTTATGAATTCGAAGTAAATAATCCAAATGGAAAAATCAAAGTAGGATTAGAATTCTACGTATCTGTAGAAGCAGGAAAGTCTGGAGACATCACTGCTAAAGTATCTGGAAAAGCTCTAGATGATGAATATGAAGTAGTATTAGGAAAAGCTATTGCACCAGTAAAAGTTGAAGCAGAAGTTGCTAAGATAAAAGCTGGAGTAAGAGACCAAGAAATTGGTAAAATTACAATTACAGAAGCTAAAGCAGGAGCAATCCAAGAAGGCAATATCGTATTAGAATTAGACAAAGATATGGAATGGGACGATGAGCCTACAGTTAAAGTAGTAAAAGGTGACTTAGAAATTGAAGAAGATGATATTGATGTAAAAGATAACATCTTAACTATTGAAGTGACAGATGAAAGTACAGAGCCATCTGTGATTGAAATTACAAATGGTGAAGTAAAAGTAGACAGATCTATTGCTGAAGGAAGAATTGATGTAGAAGTTAAAGGCGACGCATTAATCCAAAACGGATATGATAAAGAAGTTGAATTAAAATATAATGATGGTACTACTAGTGAAAAACTTTCAAAATCAGATTTATTAGATTACTATGGTCTATTTAATGAAGATTACTATGCAAAAGTAGAAGTAGCTAACGTAATCACTCCAGCTGATGCAGACACTAAAGCTGCTGAGCCAGCAAAATTCGTAATCGGAAATGCTGAGTACCAAGTTGGAGATGAAGTTAAGACTGCTGACGTTGCTCCATACATCAAAGATGGTAGAACAATGTTATCATTAAGATACGTTGCAGAAGCTATGGGAGTATCTAATGAAAACATCATGTGGGATGGAGCTACTAGAACAGTTACTATCTTCAAAGGAGATAGAATTGCTCAAGTACAAATCGGAAGCAACAAATTAATGGTTGGTGGAGCTACAATCACTATGGATACAGTAGCAGAAATCAAAGATGGAAGAACTATGCTTCCAGTAAGCTTCGTAGCTAAGGCTCTTGGAGCACAAGTTGAGTGGGACGGAGCTACAAGAACAGTTACTATTAAGTAA
- a CDS encoding ATP-binding protein codes for MNTISYSSPLYGRRTGQIKMKQISFNHYGEFFKEKSKSELIEYFSVTGGVPKYIEIFKEEENIFDSIEKNIINKQSFLYEEPIFLLEQEVGDIGTYFSIIKTIAAGNHKLGKIASVLGVNQTSLTRYLKILIDLDLVDRIVPITESNPEKSKKGLYYIKDNFIEFWFKFIYPYRSYIEIEDSEYVIKKIKDNFIDNHVSFVFEEVCKEEVWNLNKQNKLNFKVLKLGKWWDSSNEIDIVGINEDTKDILIGECKYLNTKVDANIFYKLVEKAKYINLNKDTRKEHYILFSKSGFIDQLIEVSKNRDDLILVSL; via the coding sequence ATGAATACAATATCTTATTCTTCTCCTCTTTATGGAAGAAGAACAGGACAAATAAAAATGAAGCAAATTAGCTTTAATCATTATGGTGAATTTTTCAAAGAAAAATCAAAATCAGAGCTCATAGAATACTTTTCTGTAACTGGTGGAGTTCCTAAGTATATAGAGATTTTCAAAGAAGAAGAAAATATATTTGATTCTATTGAAAAAAATATAATAAATAAACAAAGCTTTTTATACGAAGAACCTATATTTTTACTTGAGCAGGAAGTTGGAGATATTGGAACATACTTTTCTATAATAAAAACTATAGCTGCAGGTAATCATAAGCTAGGTAAAATAGCAAGTGTACTTGGAGTTAATCAAACGAGTTTAACTAGATATTTAAAAATACTAATAGATCTTGATTTAGTAGACCGAATAGTTCCAATAACAGAAAGTAATCCTGAAAAAAGCAAAAAAGGTCTTTATTATATAAAAGATAATTTCATTGAGTTTTGGTTTAAATTCATTTATCCATATAGAAGCTATATAGAAATTGAAGATAGTGAATATGTTATTAAAAAAATAAAAGATAATTTTATAGATAATCATGTAAGCTTTGTTTTTGAAGAGGTATGCAAAGAAGAAGTTTGGAATTTAAATAAACAAAATAAACTTAATTTTAAAGTTTTAAAGTTAGGTAAATGGTGGGATAGTTCAAATGAAATTGATATTGTAGGTATAAATGAAGATACTAAAGACATTTTAATAGGAGAATGCAAGTACCTAAACACTAAAGTAGATGCAAATATATTCTATAAGCTAGTTGAAAAAGCTAAATATATAAACTTGAATAAAGATACTAGAAAAGAACACTATATACTATTTTCTAAATCAGGATTTATTGATCAATTAATTGAAGTATCTAAAAATAGAGATGATTTAATATTAGTTTCATTATAA